One region of Peribacillus simplex genomic DNA includes:
- a CDS encoding amino acid ABC transporter substrate-binding protein, with product MKKMVPLLSLLLAFTFVLTACGSNTKNETNDNGNKSSSQESLYDKVKKDGVLTVGTEGTYPPFTFHDDSGKLTGFDVEISKEVAKRLGVKADFKETQWDGMFAGLDAKRFDMIANQVGIDKDRQKKYDFSDPYIQSGAVLLVHKDNSDIKSFDDLKGKTSAQSLTSNYNDIAKSHGAKVTGIEGFSQSVQLIGSKRVDATINDKLSYLDYKKQHPDAPIKVADEEKSGVASGLMFRKDSDKLVEEVNKALKAMKDDGTYAKISDKWFGEDVSPK from the coding sequence ATGAAAAAAATGGTTCCGCTTTTATCGCTATTGTTAGCTTTCACTTTTGTACTTACTGCATGTGGTTCAAATACAAAAAATGAGACGAACGATAACGGCAATAAGTCTTCTTCACAAGAAAGTCTATATGATAAAGTCAAAAAAGATGGCGTATTAACCGTCGGAACAGAAGGTACATACCCTCCTTTCACATTCCACGATGATTCAGGCAAATTAACGGGGTTTGATGTTGAAATCTCTAAAGAAGTCGCAAAACGCCTTGGAGTGAAAGCTGATTTCAAGGAGACACAATGGGACGGCATGTTTGCAGGATTGGATGCCAAACGTTTTGATATGATCGCAAACCAAGTGGGCATCGATAAAGACCGTCAAAAGAAATATGATTTCTCTGACCCATATATTCAATCAGGAGCCGTTTTACTTGTTCACAAAGATAATTCGGATATTAAATCATTCGATGACTTGAAAGGTAAGACTTCTGCTCAATCTTTAACGAGTAATTACAATGATATAGCCAAATCACATGGTGCAAAGGTTACCGGTATAGAAGGATTTTCCCAGTCTGTACAGCTTATCGGTTCTAAACGTGTAGATGCAACGATCAATGACAAATTGTCGTACCTTGATTATAAAAAGCAACACCCGGATGCACCTATCAAAGTGGCTGATGAGGAAAAAAGCGGAGTTGCCAGTGGTTTAATGTTCAGAAAAGACAGCGACAAATTAGTGGAAGAAGTAAACAAAGCACTTAAAGCCATGAAAGACGACGGCACGTACGCAAAAATCTCAGATAAATGGTTTGGTGAAGATGTTTCTCCTAAGTAA
- a CDS encoding ABC transporter permease has product MTLFSLARKNIARNLSQYFLYIASMVFSIIIYFTFVTLKYSDTIAEQTASSQKLGSLMSGAAVILIFFVSIFIAYSNSFFMKKRKKEVALYALLGVRNRQIGFMLFFENLLLGLVSLVVGILLGFLCSKGFMTILIYLMGYDVIAPFTFSGTAAWNTSIVFLLIFLVTSFQGYRLIYQFKLIDLFHASKKGEAAPKPSMIVAILGVSLMVIGYWLAMQDLFTSKVWEKAGFLMTALTILTTVIAGTFLLFHSVTGFVLAIIKKNEKWLWKGLHLMTISQLLYRIRGNARTLTVIAVLSATTVTAGGAVYGLYYNANDQVMTADPNTFMYQQTDEKIDQQVSAVLPDTMYDKNIVALSIPFNTKELNTASAFDSSEKRIYTVIDEKTYNELAEVQGKEALLVNDDNAVILDIGYDKRFSPKYKDKTIKTENSKAITFQSYKTQTVLNAGTAGITVVVSNDQFKALQTEGEHLNYRVIGMDQASTDLSEKIAKQIPEEALFSSAPKDFQTSIEGVGSLLFIGSFLGLVFLAATGSIIYFKVLTEAEEDKSQYNMLHKMGVNAKEMRKSIASQVFVIFFVPLTVGLLHSAIALKAFSGLLMMDLAKPVLIWMIAYTVIYGLYYILTVASYNRIITQNNKTEG; this is encoded by the coding sequence ATGACGTTATTTAGTCTAGCGAGAAAAAATATTGCACGAAACCTCTCCCAATATTTTTTATATATCGCATCCATGGTTTTTAGCATTATCATATACTTCACATTTGTAACATTAAAATATAGCGACACGATTGCAGAACAAACGGCTTCATCACAAAAATTAGGTTCATTGATGAGTGGTGCGGCAGTCATCCTGATTTTCTTCGTTTCCATTTTTATTGCCTATTCAAATTCATTCTTTATGAAAAAACGTAAAAAAGAAGTGGCATTATATGCATTGCTTGGCGTACGTAATCGTCAAATAGGGTTTATGCTCTTCTTTGAAAACTTATTACTAGGTTTGGTTTCATTAGTTGTGGGGATTTTACTTGGATTCCTTTGTTCAAAAGGATTCATGACGATTTTGATTTATTTAATGGGTTATGATGTCATAGCACCATTTACATTTTCAGGAACGGCAGCTTGGAACACCTCTATCGTATTTCTTCTTATTTTCTTGGTGACATCATTCCAGGGCTATCGTTTAATATATCAATTTAAACTAATTGATCTCTTCCATGCATCTAAAAAAGGGGAAGCGGCTCCGAAGCCATCAATGATTGTAGCCATTTTGGGAGTTTCCCTGATGGTCATTGGTTATTGGTTGGCGATGCAAGACCTTTTTACTTCTAAAGTGTGGGAAAAAGCCGGCTTTTTAATGACGGCACTCACTATTTTGACAACAGTAATTGCCGGTACATTTTTATTGTTTCATAGCGTGACAGGCTTTGTGTTGGCCATAATTAAGAAAAATGAAAAATGGCTATGGAAAGGCCTTCATTTAATGACGATTTCGCAACTGCTATATCGGATTCGGGGCAATGCACGTACATTGACCGTAATTGCAGTGTTAAGTGCTACAACGGTAACGGCTGGCGGTGCGGTTTATGGTCTTTATTACAACGCAAATGACCAAGTTATGACCGCTGATCCGAATACCTTCATGTATCAGCAAACGGATGAAAAAATCGATCAACAAGTCAGCGCTGTATTGCCAGATACCATGTACGATAAAAATATCGTAGCACTATCTATCCCATTTAATACGAAAGAATTAAACACGGCATCAGCATTCGATAGCTCGGAAAAAAGAATTTATACAGTTATCGACGAAAAAACATATAACGAATTAGCAGAAGTACAAGGCAAGGAAGCACTGCTTGTGAATGATGACAATGCAGTTATTCTAGATATTGGATATGACAAAAGATTCTCACCTAAATACAAGGACAAGACCATTAAGACAGAAAACAGCAAGGCAATCACATTCCAAAGCTATAAAACACAAACAGTTTTAAATGCCGGAACAGCAGGCATTACAGTGGTTGTATCAAATGATCAATTTAAAGCATTGCAAACAGAAGGCGAACACCTAAATTATCGTGTTATTGGAATGGATCAAGCTTCCACGGATTTATCTGAAAAAATTGCAAAACAAATACCTGAAGAAGCGCTATTTTCTAGTGCACCTAAAGATTTCCAAACAAGCATCGAAGGTGTAGGCTCATTGCTCTTTATCGGAAGTTTTCTGGGTTTGGTTTTTTTAGCTGCTACAGGCAGTATCATTTACTTTAAAGTTCTAACTGAAGCTGAGGAAGATAAATCACAATATAATATGCTTCATAAAATGGGCGTTAACGCAAAAGAAATGAGGAAATCCATTGCCTCACAAGTATTCGTAATCTTTTTCGTTCCACTGACAGTGGGGTTATTACACAGTGCAATCGCTTTAAAAGCCTTCTCGGGCTTATTGATGATGGACCTAGCAAAACCTGTGTTGATCTGGATGATTGCTTATACGGTTATCTACGGGCTGTATTATATCTTAACGGTAGCTTCCTATAATCGTATTATCACACAAAATAATAAAACAGAAGGATGA
- a CDS encoding sensor histidine kinase: MKWKLTRRFLVSVVAIVVIVGIVNTILLLSLLFYRAMHDFGTEEASAENFSRTFSQYVELKDNKPIVNEEGLEKLQENNAWIQFLNNKGKQVAAFYTPPKLQTMYSPVEIVQMYKYKEVDAETTVFAGAVHDFSYFVGVKDQKIGRYVLTYDYEKVFKNFKVFLLLFLIVDIIIAIVIGFLFGKRLTSPLNILIEGIQQLREKRFKRMSIPKGVYEDVFRNMNELSVKLDQYEKERDQLDQMREEWISNVSHDMKTPLASIHGYTELMKDNATDLTSQELYEYTSIINRQSIYMKDLLDDLNLTMRLRNQRLPFQFEDVDIVGFIREMTIELLNDSQFGDRQVEFEANVDKATHQVDKKLLKRAIFNFIYNALVHNEENVVVKIQIDDIHLRSELHTQITIADNGRGIPPKDIEQVFERYYRGTNTASAHGTGLGMAIARDIILAHNGKLNLTSVENEGTTITILL, encoded by the coding sequence ATGAAGTGGAAATTGACACGGCGCTTTTTAGTATCCGTTGTGGCAATAGTTGTAATCGTCGGGATTGTAAATACAATTTTACTTTTAAGCTTACTCTTTTATCGGGCCATGCATGATTTCGGGACTGAAGAAGCATCTGCAGAAAACTTTAGCAGAACATTTTCACAATATGTAGAACTAAAAGATAACAAACCAATTGTAAATGAAGAAGGACTAGAAAAACTGCAGGAGAATAACGCCTGGATACAATTTTTGAATAATAAGGGTAAGCAAGTGGCTGCCTTTTATACTCCTCCAAAATTGCAAACCATGTATTCACCTGTTGAAATCGTCCAAATGTATAAGTATAAAGAAGTTGATGCAGAGACGACTGTTTTTGCAGGTGCTGTCCATGATTTCAGCTATTTTGTAGGCGTTAAGGATCAGAAAATAGGTCGCTATGTCCTGACCTATGATTATGAAAAAGTTTTTAAAAACTTTAAAGTCTTCCTTTTACTGTTTTTAATTGTGGATATCATTATTGCAATCGTCATTGGATTCTTATTTGGTAAAAGGTTAACGAGTCCGCTTAACATATTAATAGAAGGAATTCAGCAGCTCCGGGAGAAGCGCTTTAAAAGGATGAGCATACCAAAAGGTGTTTATGAAGATGTGTTTCGCAATATGAATGAACTATCGGTAAAGTTAGATCAATATGAGAAAGAACGTGATCAACTCGACCAAATGCGTGAGGAATGGATTAGCAATGTTTCTCATGACATGAAGACACCACTCGCTTCAATCCATGGTTATACAGAATTGATGAAGGATAACGCCACTGATTTAACATCACAGGAACTGTATGAGTATACATCCATTATTAATAGACAGTCCATTTATATGAAAGATTTGTTGGATGACCTAAATTTAACGATGCGTTTACGCAATCAACGACTCCCTTTTCAATTTGAAGATGTAGATATCGTTGGGTTTATACGAGAAATGACGATCGAGCTTTTAAATGATTCACAATTTGGTGATCGCCAGGTTGAATTCGAGGCAAATGTGGATAAGGCAACACATCAAGTGGATAAAAAATTACTGAAACGGGCTATATTTAACTTTATCTACAATGCACTCGTGCATAACGAAGAAAATGTCGTTGTTAAAATACAAATTGATGATATTCATCTACGATCAGAACTTCATACCCAAATTACCATTGCCGATAATGGCCGGGGTATTCCCCCTAAAGATATAGAACAGGTTTTTGAACGATACTATCGAGGTACGAATACAGCCAGTGCACATGGGACTGGTTTAGGAATGGCTATTGCAAGAGATATTATTCTTGCTCATAATGGGAAACTTAATTTGACTAGCGTTGAAAATGAAGGAACCACCATTACTATACTTTTATAA
- a CDS encoding MFS transporter encodes METKKVLPVLFLVMFLVMVGFGIIIPVIPFLAEKVGGSPTELGLLMAVYSLMQLFFAPMWGRISDRIGRKPVMIIGIAGLALSFFITASADSLWVLFVARIIGGILSSANMPTAMAYVADITTPEDRGKGMGIIGAATGLGFIFGPAIGGVLSKSSLNLPFYIAGISSLITLFLVIAILKESHTVEKRAQQSKNEESMWKAFKGPLTTMFFLQLIVTLSMAGLETTFAYFAAKKADISLVQLGYIFMIMGFGSAIVQGGLVGRLTKKYGEGAVIRMGIIVSAVGFILILFSSGFWTSAVFLTIFGVGNGFIRPAISALLTKSSMTGHGSVTGLLSSFDSFGRIAGPPIGGWLFSISIDLPFISGAILSVFALILFQVYHARTQTKQVQVSH; translated from the coding sequence ATGGAAACAAAAAAGGTGTTACCCGTTCTTTTTTTAGTGATGTTTTTAGTCATGGTCGGATTTGGGATCATCATTCCCGTCATTCCGTTCCTTGCTGAAAAGGTTGGCGGCAGTCCTACTGAGCTTGGTCTTTTAATGGCTGTTTATTCATTAATGCAATTATTTTTTGCTCCGATGTGGGGACGTATATCTGACCGGATAGGACGTAAGCCTGTCATGATAATCGGGATTGCTGGATTGGCCCTTTCGTTTTTCATCACGGCTTCGGCAGATTCCTTATGGGTATTATTTGTAGCCAGGATCATTGGCGGGATTTTGTCTTCGGCAAACATGCCAACCGCAATGGCGTATGTGGCTGATATCACGACACCGGAAGATCGAGGAAAAGGGATGGGAATCATCGGTGCGGCTACAGGGCTTGGATTCATCTTTGGTCCGGCGATTGGCGGGGTATTATCCAAATCAAGTTTGAATTTACCGTTTTACATTGCTGGAATTTCTTCTTTGATTACTTTATTTTTAGTAATTGCGATTCTGAAGGAATCACATACAGTTGAAAAGAGGGCCCAACAGTCTAAAAATGAAGAGTCCATGTGGAAAGCCTTTAAAGGGCCTCTTACAACCATGTTCTTTCTGCAATTGATCGTCACCCTTTCAATGGCAGGACTCGAAACGACTTTTGCCTATTTTGCAGCCAAAAAGGCTGATATAAGTCTTGTCCAATTAGGCTATATCTTCATGATCATGGGGTTTGGCAGTGCGATCGTTCAAGGTGGATTAGTGGGTAGGTTGACAAAGAAATATGGGGAAGGCGCGGTCATACGAATGGGAATCATCGTATCGGCAGTTGGTTTCATTCTGATCCTGTTTTCTTCCGGTTTTTGGACATCGGCGGTTTTCCTGACGATTTTCGGAGTGGGTAATGGGTTCATCCGGCCGGCAATTTCGGCACTGCTGACCAAAAGTTCCATGACGGGCCATGGCAGTGTCACTGGACTGCTATCTTCCTTCGACTCGTTCGGCAGGATTGCAGGTCCTCCGATAGGCGGTTGGTTATTTTCGATTTCGATAGATTTACCATTTATATCGGGCGCGATCCTTTCCGTTTTTGCTTTGATTCTTTTTCAGGTATATCATGCAAGGACACAGACTAAACAGGTCCAAGTATCTCATTAA
- a CDS encoding DinB family protein gives MKSIELIILNLEEVRRRNIKLWISIPNDTLHWKPDDKAMSCLEMVRHVLESEHYYHLSIKNQGSLSVYESPFEKQPLISVEAELNFAEPYRRDFLETIKSFSEDDLSNIKIDRSNMGYIRDLGDMLLRIAYHESVHTGQLLDYLRTSGVPRISVWD, from the coding sequence ATGAAATCAATTGAACTAATCATCTTAAATCTGGAAGAGGTCAGAAGAAGAAACATTAAACTATGGATTTCAATACCTAATGACACTCTCCATTGGAAACCAGATGACAAGGCAATGAGTTGTTTAGAAATGGTTAGACATGTCCTTGAGAGTGAGCATTACTATCATTTATCTATTAAAAATCAAGGTAGCTTATCTGTTTATGAATCACCATTCGAAAAACAGCCACTTATCTCTGTCGAAGCAGAATTAAACTTTGCCGAACCCTACAGGCGTGATTTTTTGGAAACAATAAAATCCTTCAGCGAAGACGACTTATCAAATATTAAAATTGATCGCTCTAATATGGGATATATTAGAGATTTAGGAGACATGTTACTTAGAATCGCTTATCATGAGTCAGTACATACTGGTCAATTATTGGACTACTTAAGAACTTCCGGAGTTCCTAGAATTAGCGTTTGGGATTAA
- a CDS encoding YxeA family protein: MKKFFMVIGILLILGAAGVFALTKIDFNRMNADNYYLQVTEDGVQHETKLDDGSVMTYYSYKLDAKNADGETIPLEFTAQKNLRKDAYLKMYVKNGDEVSSYDEVKFEEIPKKAQTK, from the coding sequence ATGAAGAAATTTTTTATGGTAATTGGTATTTTGTTAATACTGGGAGCGGCGGGAGTCTTCGCGCTTACTAAAATAGACTTTAACCGCATGAATGCCGACAATTATTATTTGCAAGTTACAGAGGATGGAGTACAGCATGAAACCAAACTGGATGATGGTTCAGTCATGACTTATTATTCTTATAAACTGGACGCCAAAAATGCAGATGGTGAAACGATACCACTTGAATTCACGGCACAAAAAAATCTTCGAAAAGATGCTTACTTAAAGATGTACGTGAAAAATGGTGATGAAGTTTCGTCATATGATGAAGTGAAATTTGAGGAAATTCCAAAAAAGGCACAAACAAAATAA
- a CDS encoding amino acid ABC transporter permease, with the protein MFLLSNIFSDPERMNQLVSIAQTSLYPMIEGAIKYTIPLTLITFVLGLILAVLTALARLSSIKIFQIIARVYVSIIRGTPLLVQLFIIFYGLPNLGVTINPFISAIIGFSLNVGAYASEIIRAAILSIPKGQWEAGYSIGMTYTQALKRIILPQAARVSIPPLSNTFISLLKDTSLASLILVTELFRKAQEIAAKNYEFLLLYMEAAALYWILCTILSFIQGSLEDRLNRYVAK; encoded by the coding sequence ATGTTTCTCCTAAGTAATATTTTCAGTGACCCTGAGCGTATGAACCAGCTTGTTTCCATCGCTCAAACCTCCCTCTATCCGATGATAGAGGGAGCTATTAAATATACGATTCCACTAACATTGATCACATTCGTTCTCGGACTTATTCTCGCTGTACTCACAGCATTGGCTAGACTATCTTCCATTAAAATCTTTCAAATAATTGCGCGTGTATATGTGTCAATCATCCGCGGGACACCTTTACTTGTGCAATTATTTATCATTTTCTATGGACTTCCAAATTTAGGTGTAACCATTAATCCTTTCATATCGGCTATTATAGGATTCTCTTTAAATGTGGGAGCATACGCTTCGGAAATTATACGAGCAGCCATTTTATCCATACCAAAAGGACAATGGGAAGCAGGCTATTCAATCGGGATGACATATACCCAAGCTTTAAAGCGCATCATTTTGCCGCAAGCAGCACGTGTATCCATTCCCCCATTATCCAACACGTTCATTAGCCTTTTAAAAGATACATCGCTTGCATCACTCATTCTTGTAACGGAATTATTCCGTAAAGCTCAAGAAATTGCTGCAAAAAACTATGAATTTTTACTATTATACATGGAAGCAGCTGCTTTATATTGGATTTTGTGTACTATTTTATCTTTCATTCAAGGAAGTTTAGAGGACAGACTTAATCGTTATGTAGCAAAATAA
- a CDS encoding response regulator transcription factor, producing MSNDQWILIIDDEDDLARLMETVLHKEGIPNIVTAGTVADGWSKFQEINPALVLLDIMLPDGEGYDLCKQIREVSNVPVLFLSAKDEEIDKLLGLAIGGDDYITKPFSPKEVAYRIKAHLRRAGFSDEKAVPKNLQVGPFELSANENEVKKDGNTIELTAKEIGLMSCFMHHPNQILSKETLFEHVWGDDFFGSDNTVMVHIRRLREKIEADPSKPSFLITVKGLGYKLQTKG from the coding sequence ATGTCTAATGATCAGTGGATTTTAATTATTGACGATGAAGATGATTTGGCACGTCTCATGGAGACGGTTTTACATAAAGAAGGTATCCCGAATATTGTTACGGCTGGAACAGTTGCGGATGGCTGGTCAAAGTTTCAGGAGATCAATCCTGCACTTGTGCTGCTAGATATTATGCTGCCAGATGGTGAAGGCTATGATTTATGCAAGCAAATTCGTGAAGTGTCGAATGTTCCCGTTTTATTTTTGTCGGCAAAGGATGAGGAAATTGATAAGCTTTTAGGGTTGGCGATTGGCGGGGATGATTATATCACCAAACCATTCAGTCCGAAAGAGGTTGCTTATCGAATAAAGGCACATTTGAGGCGTGCTGGCTTTTCGGATGAAAAAGCTGTTCCGAAAAATTTGCAAGTTGGTCCTTTTGAGCTTAGTGCAAATGAAAATGAAGTGAAAAAGGATGGCAATACGATTGAGCTCACAGCCAAAGAAATCGGTCTGATGAGCTGTTTTATGCATCACCCGAATCAGATCTTAAGCAAGGAAACTTTGTTTGAACATGTGTGGGGCGATGATTTCTTTGGCTCTGATAATACAGTGATGGTACATATTCGCCGTTTACGCGAAAAAATCGAGGCAGATCCTTCAAAACCTTCGTTTTTAATAACCGTTAAAGGGCTTGGTTATAAATTACAAACCAAGGGGTGA
- a CDS encoding amino acid ABC transporter ATP-binding protein, whose amino-acid sequence MINIKNLHKSFGDLEVLKGIDLEVEQGKVIVLIGPSGSGKTTFLRCLNLLEVPTDGTIEIDQSVMDFKKPVRKKSITSFRSLTGMVFQSYNLFPHKTAVENVMEGPIIVKNIAKHQAKETAAALLTKVGLGEKIDFYPFQLSGGQQQRVGIARALAMEPKVMLFDEPTSALDPELVGDVLQVMKDLAKEEGMTMIVVTHEMRFAREVADEVIFMDEGKIMERGTPEQIFTNPKEARTRKFLNMIQ is encoded by the coding sequence ATGATCAACATTAAGAATCTTCATAAATCGTTTGGTGACCTTGAAGTATTAAAGGGCATTGATTTGGAAGTGGAGCAGGGTAAAGTCATTGTATTGATCGGTCCTTCGGGTTCAGGTAAAACAACCTTTCTTCGGTGTTTGAATCTCCTTGAGGTGCCAACGGACGGGACGATTGAAATCGATCAAAGCGTAATGGACTTCAAAAAACCCGTTAGAAAAAAATCGATTACATCTTTTCGAAGTTTGACTGGGATGGTTTTCCAAAGTTATAACCTCTTCCCCCACAAAACAGCAGTGGAAAATGTTATGGAAGGCCCCATCATTGTAAAAAACATAGCCAAACATCAAGCGAAAGAAACGGCTGCTGCCCTGCTTACAAAAGTGGGCTTAGGTGAAAAAATCGATTTTTATCCTTTTCAATTGTCCGGCGGACAGCAGCAACGAGTCGGAATTGCCAGGGCCCTGGCCATGGAGCCGAAGGTCATGCTATTCGATGAACCCACCTCCGCTCTTGACCCCGAACTAGTTGGAGACGTGTTACAGGTCATGAAAGACCTGGCAAAAGAAGAAGGCATGACAATGATCGTGGTAACCCATGAAATGCGTTTTGCCCGTGAGGTCGCCGACGAGGTCATTTTCATGGATGAAGGAAAAATAATGGAACGGGGAACACCCGAACAGATTTTCACAAACCCTAAAGAAGCGCGTACACGTAAATTCCTTAATATGATTCAATAA